A stretch of the Myxococcus guangdongensis genome encodes the following:
- a CDS encoding Fur family transcriptional regulator: MGAKRIAVQPKLADFQERIRASGLRSTAPRVAVLRELESATAPMSHADLVDALGDEGYDRVTIYRNLTDLTEAGLVVRADLGDHVWRFELRRSGDEHSGNHPHFTCTDCGTVACLPEESIRIAASKGVPRAVAQKSVDVQLRGLCDRCA; encoded by the coding sequence ATGGGAGCAAAACGAATCGCCGTGCAGCCGAAGCTCGCTGATTTCCAGGAGAGGATCCGCGCGTCGGGTCTGCGCAGCACCGCGCCCCGCGTGGCGGTGCTCCGGGAGCTGGAGTCGGCCACCGCGCCAATGAGCCACGCCGACCTGGTGGATGCGCTGGGTGACGAGGGCTATGACCGGGTGACCATCTACCGCAACCTCACGGACCTCACGGAGGCCGGGCTGGTGGTGCGCGCGGACCTGGGAGACCACGTGTGGCGCTTCGAGCTGCGACGCTCGGGCGACGAGCACAGCGGCAACCACCCGCACTTCACCTGCACCGACTGCGGCACCGTCGCGTGTCTGCCGGAGGAGTCCATCCGCATCGCCGCGTCCAAGGGCGTGCCTCGCGCGGTGGCCCAGAAGAGCGTGGACGTGCAGCTGCGCGGCCTCTGCGACCGCTGCGCCTGA
- a CDS encoding di-heme oxidoreductase family protein, whose amino-acid sequence MKHAVGLGLLLALLGAAAACGDSGAPPLTPPGEPPPEPPPPEPPPPPRFDVVEEGEDHPGGATSVTVTGASAFTQPAANLSLARRAEFFVGESVFEADWVRAPSNSQQDRDGLGPLFHSVSCLACHVGNGRGRPPEADEVADTLLVRLSLPGTGPHGEPVPEPTYGDQLQPRGIPGVPAEGQARMEWTEVSGTFADGEPYTLQSPTLVLTDLAYGPLSADTMTSARVAQNMVGLGLLAAIPNETLLAWADPDDADGDGVSGRVNRVWNGRTNRVALGRFGWKANQPDIEHQNASALLGDLGLTTTLFPKDTCTQAQAVCLAAPQGGEPEVTDRQLMALDFYSHTVALPTREGVDDAQVLQGKAVFHRVGCARCHKPSVTTGALEGYPELSNQLIWPYSDLLLHDMGDELADGRPDFLASGREWRTSPLWGLGLTQTVSGHSRLLHDGRARTPLEAVLWHGGEAESSREKVKALSRVEREALVAFLDSL is encoded by the coding sequence GTGAAACACGCCGTCGGTCTGGGTCTGTTGCTGGCGCTCCTCGGGGCCGCCGCCGCGTGCGGCGACTCCGGGGCCCCGCCCCTCACGCCTCCGGGTGAGCCGCCCCCGGAGCCGCCTCCTCCCGAGCCGCCCCCTCCGCCCCGCTTCGACGTGGTGGAAGAGGGGGAGGACCACCCCGGTGGAGCCACCAGCGTGACGGTGACGGGCGCGAGCGCCTTCACCCAGCCGGCGGCCAATCTCAGCCTGGCCCGGCGCGCCGAGTTCTTCGTGGGCGAGTCCGTCTTCGAGGCGGACTGGGTGCGCGCGCCCAGCAACTCGCAGCAGGACCGGGACGGCCTGGGACCTCTGTTCCACTCCGTCTCGTGCCTCGCCTGCCACGTGGGCAACGGCCGCGGCCGCCCCCCCGAGGCCGACGAGGTGGCGGACACGCTGCTCGTGCGCCTGTCCCTTCCGGGCACCGGCCCCCACGGCGAGCCCGTGCCCGAGCCCACCTATGGAGACCAGCTCCAGCCCCGGGGCATCCCCGGCGTGCCCGCGGAAGGCCAGGCGCGGATGGAGTGGACCGAAGTCTCCGGCACCTTCGCGGACGGCGAGCCCTACACGCTCCAGTCCCCCACGCTGGTGCTGACCGACCTGGCCTACGGGCCCCTGTCCGCGGACACGATGACGTCCGCGCGCGTGGCCCAGAACATGGTGGGCCTGGGCCTGCTGGCGGCCATCCCCAACGAGACGTTGCTGGCGTGGGCGGACCCGGACGACGCGGACGGTGACGGCGTGTCCGGCCGGGTCAACCGCGTGTGGAACGGGCGCACGAACCGGGTGGCGCTGGGCCGCTTCGGCTGGAAGGCCAACCAGCCGGACATCGAGCACCAGAACGCGTCCGCGCTGCTCGGAGATCTGGGCCTCACCACCACGCTGTTCCCGAAGGACACGTGCACACAGGCGCAGGCCGTGTGCCTCGCGGCGCCCCAGGGCGGCGAGCCCGAGGTGACGGACCGGCAGCTGATGGCGCTCGACTTCTACTCGCACACGGTGGCGCTCCCCACGCGCGAAGGCGTCGACGACGCCCAGGTGCTCCAGGGCAAGGCCGTGTTCCACCGCGTGGGCTGCGCCCGGTGCCACAAGCCGTCGGTCACCACCGGCGCGCTGGAGGGCTACCCGGAGCTGTCGAATCAGCTCATCTGGCCGTACTCGGACCTCTTGCTGCACGACATGGGCGACGAGCTCGCGGACGGACGTCCGGACTTCCTCGCCAGCGGCCGCGAGTGGCGCACCTCGCCCTTGTGGGGCCTGGGCCTGACGCAAACGGTGAGCGGACACTCGCGCCTGTTGCATGACGGGCGCGCGCGCACGCCGCTGGAGGCCGTGCTCTGGCACGGAGGCGAGGCCGAGTCCTCGCGCGAGAAGGTGAAGGCGCTGTCGCGCGTGGAGCGCGAGGCGCTGGTGGCCTTCCTCGACTCGCTCTGA
- a CDS encoding chemotaxis protein CheW, with translation MSVLHVVFKVDGAEYVLPASNVLQMESFNGATPVPGAPAHVAGLVQVRGRVIPVVDARRRFGLPPVERSLDTRVVVGQLGSRVVGLLVDSAREVLKVDPGLFKPPPPLVTEGAQGFVKAVAQVGPRLVMLIDFPRVIGEETPDGDAGH, from the coding sequence ATGAGCGTGCTGCATGTGGTGTTCAAGGTGGACGGCGCCGAGTACGTGCTGCCGGCGTCGAACGTCCTCCAGATGGAGTCCTTCAACGGCGCCACGCCCGTGCCGGGCGCACCCGCGCACGTGGCGGGGCTGGTGCAGGTGCGCGGCCGGGTCATCCCGGTGGTGGACGCGCGGCGCCGCTTCGGGCTGCCGCCCGTGGAGCGCTCGCTGGACACGCGGGTGGTGGTGGGGCAGCTGGGCTCGCGGGTGGTGGGGCTGCTCGTCGACAGCGCGCGCGAGGTGCTGAAGGTGGACCCGGGCCTGTTCAAGCCGCCGCCGCCGCTCGTCACCGAGGGCGCGCAGGGTTTCGTGAAGGCCGTGGCGCAGGTGGGCCCGCGGCTGGTGATGCTCATCGATTTCCCCCGAGTCATCGGGGAGGAGACGCCGGATGGCGACGCAGGACACTAG
- a CDS encoding hybrid sensor histidine kinase/response regulator produces the protein MTKPSLLLIEESSVARELQVLALESQGWQVVALADVAAAASVLVTQPVLLVVAAAGVLAAGREALEAFRRALEAASVGLYVQAFPAEEEVVRRLALPLTGFFWRPLSLGGLVEKVRRVVPEEGPPEARPLVLVADDDPVSRKLLQLMMVPFRFRVVSADDGAQALEVARRRRPDVVLADALMPRMDGYKLCMALRQESRFARVPVILTHALTPDELDLRMAHNVGANGFVRRAQDGDELVGVLLRALKAGPPTPLGAAPPVGSPTELNTEDHLYRMVRQLERRVGLLEQAERGTRESEERFRLVVEGSYDGIWDWDLRRGTLYWSPRLLEMLGLTPATFAGTHEAFVELLHPEDRAGVLAAMTEHLERGAPYDVAFRLRHATGGYRSCVGRGRALRDEQGRPVRMAGIIGDVTEQLRLYREANEAVRVRDDFLSVAAHELRTPLAALRLRVQGAQGALRMLGAAQAAPRLERALEAADRQVQRMSDLVESLLDVSQAQGGPPRLQLEVVDLSNVVRDAVTRSEPAAARAGCELVLGPMPPMPGRWDSARLGQVVRHLLSNAMKFGPGRPVEVALEQEDAMATLVVKDHGIGIAPERVDGLFRRFERAVPVRHYGGLGLGLYRLRRIVEAHGGQVSVDSTPGEGSTFRVRLPLGGPPVARA, from the coding sequence GTGACGAAGCCCAGCCTGCTGCTCATCGAAGAATCCAGTGTGGCCCGGGAGCTCCAGGTGCTCGCGCTGGAGAGCCAGGGATGGCAGGTCGTGGCCCTGGCGGACGTGGCGGCGGCCGCCTCGGTCCTGGTGACGCAGCCGGTGTTGCTCGTGGTGGCGGCGGCGGGGGTGCTGGCGGCGGGCAGGGAGGCGCTGGAGGCGTTCCGGCGAGCGCTGGAGGCGGCGTCGGTGGGGTTGTACGTGCAGGCCTTCCCCGCCGAGGAGGAGGTGGTGCGCCGGCTGGCGCTGCCGCTCACCGGCTTCTTCTGGCGGCCCCTGTCGCTGGGCGGGCTGGTGGAGAAGGTCCGGCGCGTGGTGCCGGAGGAGGGCCCCCCGGAGGCGCGGCCGCTGGTGCTGGTGGCGGATGACGACCCGGTGTCGCGCAAGCTCTTGCAGTTGATGATGGTGCCCTTCCGCTTCCGGGTGGTGTCCGCGGACGATGGGGCGCAGGCGCTGGAGGTCGCGAGGCGGCGGCGGCCCGACGTGGTGCTGGCGGACGCGCTGATGCCGCGCATGGACGGCTACAAGCTGTGCATGGCGCTGCGGCAGGAGTCCCGCTTCGCGCGCGTGCCGGTCATCCTCACGCACGCGCTGACGCCGGATGAGCTGGATTTGCGCATGGCCCACAACGTGGGGGCCAATGGCTTCGTGCGCCGGGCGCAGGATGGGGACGAGCTGGTGGGCGTGCTGCTGCGCGCGCTGAAGGCCGGGCCGCCCACGCCGCTGGGCGCCGCGCCGCCAGTGGGGTCTCCGACGGAGCTGAACACCGAGGACCACCTGTATCGGATGGTGCGTCAGCTCGAGCGGCGCGTGGGGTTGCTCGAGCAGGCGGAGCGGGGCACGCGCGAGAGCGAGGAGCGCTTCCGGCTGGTGGTGGAGGGCTCCTATGACGGCATCTGGGACTGGGACTTGCGGCGGGGCACGCTGTACTGGAGCCCGCGCCTGTTGGAGATGTTGGGGCTGACGCCCGCGACGTTCGCCGGCACGCACGAGGCCTTCGTGGAGCTCTTGCACCCGGAGGACCGCGCCGGGGTGCTCGCGGCCATGACGGAGCACCTGGAGCGCGGGGCGCCGTACGACGTGGCCTTCCGGCTGCGGCACGCGACGGGCGGCTATCGCTCGTGCGTGGGGCGGGGGCGCGCGCTGCGCGACGAGCAGGGCCGGCCGGTGCGCATGGCGGGCATCATCGGCGACGTGACCGAGCAGCTGCGGCTCTACCGCGAGGCGAACGAGGCGGTGCGCGTGCGCGACGACTTCCTCAGCGTGGCGGCGCACGAGCTGCGCACGCCCCTGGCCGCGCTGCGGCTTCGCGTGCAGGGCGCTCAGGGGGCGCTGCGCATGCTGGGGGCGGCCCAGGCGGCGCCCCGGCTGGAGCGCGCGCTGGAGGCCGCGGACCGTCAGGTGCAGCGGATGTCGGACCTGGTGGAGTCGCTCCTGGACGTGTCCCAGGCGCAGGGGGGACCGCCCCGGCTGCAACTGGAGGTCGTGGACCTGTCCAACGTCGTGCGCGACGCGGTGACGCGCTCGGAGCCGGCCGCGGCGCGCGCCGGGTGTGAGCTGGTGCTCGGGCCCATGCCGCCCATGCCGGGCCGGTGGGACAGCGCCCGGCTGGGGCAGGTGGTGCGCCACCTGTTGTCCAACGCGATGAAGTTCGGCCCCGGCCGGCCCGTGGAGGTGGCGCTGGAGCAGGAGGATGCCATGGCCACGTTGGTGGTGAAGGACCACGGCATCGGCATCGCCCCGGAGCGGGTGGACGGGCTGTTCCGCCGCTTCGAGCGCGCGGTGCCGGTGCGGCACTACGGCGGCCTGGGGCTGGGCCTGTACCGCCTGCGCCGCATCGTCGAGGCGCACGGCGGCCAGGTGTCCGTGGACAGCACGCCGGGCGAGGGCTCCACGTTCCGCGTCCGGCTGCCCCTGGGCGGCCCCCCCGTCGCCCGCGCCTGA
- a CDS encoding RCC1 domain-containing protein yields MKFRACIPALAAVWLAACGSDVETTAGIPVAPYVQLHSHVSGASAESAVVKLQGSVSAPGKLAELTARLNGGEPRAVEFQTSTPTSASFTLEVTLVEGDNEILLAAVDQTGARTERTLALRFDEAPVVEVRSPREGVATTVRRMHVEFVATDNVAVTGLTYTLNDGAAQTLTLPATAGEPVSFEVTPRAGRNTVVLHARDAAGNEAEQTVSFHFGQIASAGGLHSGTLKDGRVYTWGRNNRGQLGLGDDVRTDQTQPRPVPGLENATAIAFNQNFAMALTADGSVWSWGENNDSQLGLSTPPSGETPGIPDITPRYVATKIPNLTGAVSVANGFRHVLILMEDGTVQSFGNNANGQLGDGTTVARGYPMPVQGLTNVVKVLGGSMHSVALKADGTVWVWGRNDYGNLGTGVVDTVSHPLPNQVPGIADVVDIANGRDHILAVHKDGTVSSWGLDVSGQLGTGALSAGGESATPVKVKGVTDATAVFANGNYSFARRANGSLMGWGQNFNGQLGVGIKETNELEARASSEKLTPLTAMGMGATHVIAVREDGSVFAWGWNLNGSLGPDGVIDRWSYTDPIPVPLP; encoded by the coding sequence ATGAAGTTCCGAGCCTGTATCCCCGCGCTGGCGGCCGTGTGGCTGGCGGCGTGTGGGTCGGATGTGGAGACCACGGCCGGCATCCCCGTGGCGCCGTACGTCCAGCTGCACTCCCACGTCTCCGGCGCCAGCGCCGAGAGCGCGGTGGTGAAGCTGCAGGGCTCGGTGAGCGCGCCGGGCAAGCTCGCGGAGCTCACGGCGCGGCTCAACGGCGGCGAGCCCCGCGCGGTGGAGTTCCAGACGAGCACGCCCACCAGCGCGAGCTTCACGCTGGAAGTCACCCTGGTGGAGGGTGACAACGAAATCCTGCTGGCCGCGGTGGACCAGACGGGCGCGCGCACGGAGCGCACGCTGGCGCTGCGCTTCGACGAGGCGCCGGTGGTCGAGGTGCGCTCGCCCCGCGAGGGCGTGGCCACCACGGTGCGCCGGATGCACGTGGAGTTCGTGGCCACGGACAACGTGGCGGTGACGGGGCTGACGTACACGCTCAACGACGGCGCGGCGCAGACGCTCACGCTGCCGGCCACCGCGGGCGAGCCCGTGTCCTTCGAGGTGACGCCGCGCGCCGGCCGCAACACCGTGGTGCTGCACGCCCGGGACGCGGCGGGCAACGAGGCGGAGCAGACGGTGTCGTTCCACTTCGGCCAGATTGCCTCGGCCGGCGGCCTGCACAGCGGCACGCTCAAGGACGGACGGGTCTACACGTGGGGCCGCAACAACCGGGGCCAGCTGGGCCTGGGTGACGACGTGCGCACGGACCAGACCCAGCCCCGGCCGGTGCCGGGCCTGGAGAACGCGACGGCCATCGCCTTCAACCAGAACTTCGCCATGGCGCTGACGGCCGACGGCAGCGTGTGGTCCTGGGGCGAGAACAACGACAGCCAGCTGGGCCTGTCCACCCCGCCCTCGGGGGAGACGCCGGGCATCCCCGACATCACCCCGCGCTACGTGGCGACGAAGATTCCCAACCTGACGGGCGCGGTGTCCGTGGCGAACGGCTTCCGCCATGTGCTCATCCTGATGGAGGACGGCACCGTGCAGAGCTTCGGCAACAACGCCAACGGCCAGCTGGGCGACGGCACCACCGTGGCGCGTGGCTACCCCATGCCGGTGCAGGGCCTGACGAACGTGGTGAAGGTGCTGGGCGGCTCCATGCACTCGGTGGCGCTCAAGGCCGACGGCACCGTCTGGGTGTGGGGCCGCAACGACTACGGCAACCTGGGCACGGGCGTGGTCGACACCGTCAGCCACCCGCTGCCCAACCAGGTGCCGGGAATCGCGGACGTGGTGGACATCGCCAACGGCCGCGACCACATCCTCGCGGTGCACAAGGACGGCACCGTGTCCTCGTGGGGCCTGGACGTCAGCGGCCAGCTGGGCACGGGCGCGCTCAGCGCGGGCGGCGAGAGCGCCACCCCGGTGAAGGTGAAGGGCGTCACCGACGCGACGGCCGTCTTCGCCAACGGCAACTACAGCTTCGCGCGCCGCGCGAACGGCTCGCTCATGGGCTGGGGCCAGAACTTCAACGGCCAGCTGGGCGTGGGCATCAAGGAGACGAACGAGCTGGAGGCGCGCGCCTCCTCCGAGAAGCTGACGCCGCTGACGGCCATGGGCATGGGCGCCACCCACGTCATCGCCGTGCGCGAGGACGGCTCCGTGTTCGCCTGGGGCTGGAACCTCAACGGCTCGCTCGGCCCGGACGGCGTCATCGACCGCTGGTCCTACACCGACCCCATCCCGGTCCCCCTGCCGTGA
- a CDS encoding chemotaxis protein CheA, translated as MTASVDLADFLPAYLAEVEELLDSAHRHLLAVEASARRGAAHPKAVRELFRALHTIKGLSAMVDVEPIVSISHWMETSLRQADQAGGRLPEASVEPLMEGLRAVEQRMRQLASGKPAAAVPSGLLERLEALESSTTAPGTSRPVAAVLDETLALGSKLTPTEREQLTASAGGRRPVRVDFIPGAERAAKGVTINSVRERLAALGDLVKVVPLSGPVPGGGSLTFVLLLSTEAADAVLLDAAGGEPALVRPLAGEQAPAPVPAVSTPARLDGDLDEEPEETRRGSGTLRVEVSRLDEALERLAALVVNRSRLQRAVADLTAAGAPTRELRAILQENARQLRDMRAAILRLRMVRVGDVLERLPLLVRGLRRATGKAVRLELDVGDAELDKAVADRLMPALVHLVRNAVDHALESPEERRAAGKAPEGLVRLACHAQANGFVELLVRDDGRGVDGAAVAKRAGAPTPRTEDDVLELLCRPGFSTRESVTATSGRGMGMDIVRRIVVDQLGGELRMETRPGVGTTFRLRVPLTITLLDAIVFECAGGRYAVAVSCVEELFEVDASRVVRPPGGRGVALVERRGQAVPLVWLERLLGQGTAVAADAVPARALLVRQRGELVAFGVGRLLGQQEIVLRPLEDPLVRVPGVSGATDLGDGQPTLVLDLPTLGASRRSGGGGREERAT; from the coding sequence TTGACCGCTTCCGTGGACCTCGCGGACTTCCTCCCCGCCTATCTGGCGGAGGTGGAGGAGCTGCTCGACTCGGCGCACCGCCACCTGCTCGCGGTGGAGGCCAGCGCGCGCCGTGGCGCGGCCCACCCCAAGGCCGTGCGGGAGCTGTTCCGCGCGCTGCACACCATCAAGGGCCTGTCCGCCATGGTGGACGTGGAGCCCATCGTCTCCATCTCCCACTGGATGGAGACGTCCTTGCGTCAGGCGGACCAGGCCGGCGGGCGGCTCCCCGAGGCCAGCGTGGAGCCGCTCATGGAGGGCCTGCGCGCGGTGGAGCAGCGCATGCGCCAGCTCGCCTCCGGCAAGCCCGCGGCCGCGGTGCCCTCGGGGCTGCTGGAGCGGCTGGAGGCGCTGGAGTCCTCGACGACGGCGCCGGGGACCTCGCGGCCCGTCGCGGCGGTGCTCGACGAGACGCTGGCGCTCGGCTCGAAGCTGACGCCCACCGAGCGCGAGCAGCTCACCGCCTCCGCGGGTGGCCGCCGCCCCGTGCGGGTGGACTTCATCCCTGGCGCCGAGCGCGCCGCCAAGGGCGTCACCATCAACAGCGTGCGCGAGCGGCTGGCGGCGCTGGGGGACCTGGTGAAGGTCGTCCCGCTGTCGGGGCCCGTGCCTGGGGGCGGCTCGCTCACCTTCGTGCTGCTCTTGAGCACCGAGGCCGCGGACGCAGTGCTGCTGGATGCCGCCGGGGGCGAGCCCGCCCTGGTGCGCCCGCTGGCCGGCGAGCAGGCCCCGGCGCCCGTGCCCGCTGTGAGCACCCCGGCGCGGCTCGATGGAGACCTGGACGAGGAGCCGGAGGAGACGCGGCGCGGGAGCGGCACCCTGCGGGTGGAGGTGTCCCGGCTGGACGAGGCGCTGGAGCGGCTGGCGGCGCTCGTCGTCAACCGCTCGCGGCTGCAGCGCGCGGTGGCGGACCTGACGGCGGCGGGCGCGCCCACGCGCGAGTTGCGCGCCATCCTCCAGGAGAATGCGCGCCAGCTGCGCGACATGCGCGCGGCCATCCTCCGGCTGCGCATGGTGCGCGTGGGGGATGTGCTGGAGCGGCTGCCCCTCCTGGTGCGCGGGCTGCGCCGGGCCACGGGCAAGGCGGTGCGGCTGGAGCTGGACGTGGGCGACGCGGAGCTGGACAAGGCGGTGGCGGACCGGCTGATGCCCGCGCTGGTGCACCTGGTGCGCAACGCGGTGGACCACGCGCTGGAGTCGCCCGAGGAGCGCCGCGCGGCGGGCAAGGCCCCGGAGGGGCTGGTGCGCCTGGCGTGTCATGCGCAGGCCAACGGCTTCGTGGAGCTGCTCGTGCGCGACGACGGGCGCGGCGTGGACGGGGCGGCGGTGGCGAAGCGCGCGGGCGCGCCGACGCCGCGCACGGAGGATGACGTGCTGGAGCTGCTCTGCCGGCCGGGCTTCTCCACGCGCGAGTCGGTCACCGCCACCAGCGGGCGCGGCATGGGCATGGACATCGTCCGGCGCATCGTCGTGGACCAGCTGGGCGGGGAGCTGCGCATGGAGACGCGGCCCGGTGTGGGCACCACGTTCCGGCTGCGCGTGCCGCTGACGATTACGCTGCTGGACGCCATCGTCTTCGAGTGCGCCGGCGGGCGCTACGCGGTGGCGGTGTCGTGCGTGGAGGAGCTCTTCGAGGTGGACGCCTCGCGCGTGGTGCGCCCCCCGGGCGGGCGGGGCGTGGCCCTGGTGGAGCGGCGGGGGCAGGCGGTGCCGCTCGTGTGGCTCGAGCGGCTCTTGGGGCAGGGGACGGCCGTCGCGGCGGACGCGGTGCCCGCGCGGGCGCTGTTGGTGCGTCAGCGCGGGGAGCTGGTGGCGTTCGGCGTGGGGCGGCTGCTCGGGCAGCAGGAAATCGTCCTGCGTCCGCTGGAGGACCCGTTGGTGAGGGTGCCCGGAGTGTCGGGCGCCACGGACCTGGGGGATGGCCAGCCCACGCTGGTGCTGGACCTGCCCACGCTCGGCGCGTCGCGCCGGTCGGGGGGCGGGGGACGAGAGGAGCGCGCGACATGA
- a CDS encoding response regulator has product MAEVLVVDDSKVMRDMVVACLRPYPGLNFTHASSGLEAIERLSLSPYDLLVLDLNMPDIGGIEVVEFVRGQDKLRALPIIIVTTRGDEASRARALEAGATRFMTKPFTPDAILAEARGLLEEKRA; this is encoded by the coding sequence ATGGCAGAGGTGCTCGTCGTCGATGACAGCAAGGTGATGCGGGACATGGTGGTGGCCTGCCTGAGGCCCTATCCGGGGCTGAACTTCACCCATGCCTCGAGCGGGCTGGAGGCCATCGAGCGCTTGTCGCTGAGCCCGTACGACCTGCTGGTGCTGGACCTGAACATGCCGGACATCGGAGGCATCGAGGTGGTGGAGTTCGTGCGGGGGCAGGACAAGCTGCGCGCGCTGCCCATCATCATCGTGACCACGCGGGGTGACGAGGCGTCGCGCGCGAGGGCGCTGGAGGCGGGCGCCACCCGCTTCATGACCAAACCCTTCACCCCCGACGCCATCCTCGCGGAGGCGCGGGGGCTGCTGGAAGAGAAGCGGGCTTGA
- a CDS encoding serine protease, with product MRTMSRVAGRKLLGTMLCALTISACGPAPEQQAEPQPEQPQTDTTQQPVVYGTDDRQDVYAHPDATLRQRAEQSTVALMTTSDYTVGSNGNVTFNASTLQSAYNLCSTQRFLTDLTPAFCSGTLIDDDLVLTAGHCITSASACTSTRVVFNFYKTAANTLKQVTSADIFSCQSIVVRQQTSGTPNLDYAIIKLDRAATPRFVPAPIRAGSAALPVGTGVTVIGSGSGIPFKIDAGGKVRDARAGSLDYFVATTDTFGGNSGSGVYENTGYTVAGILVRGETDYVTSGSCRIVNACAETGCRGEDITYVRPAVNAYCAVAGSLRLCGTTQPPPSTTFTFTATNTNNAQQNTTNRTVTLAAGQTIRVGTCSVTGASGTGDTYLRLANAAGTSVASNDDSCGTLSFFSYTATAAGTFTIRAGCYSSNSCSGTVAYTIQ from the coding sequence ATGCGAACCATGTCTCGAGTTGCGGGCAGGAAGCTGTTGGGAACGATGCTGTGCGCGCTGACGATTTCGGCCTGTGGGCCGGCGCCGGAGCAGCAGGCCGAGCCGCAGCCGGAGCAGCCCCAGACGGACACCACGCAGCAGCCGGTGGTGTACGGCACGGATGACCGCCAGGACGTGTACGCGCACCCGGACGCGACGCTGCGCCAGCGCGCCGAGCAGTCCACCGTGGCGCTGATGACGACGTCCGACTACACGGTGGGGAGCAACGGCAACGTGACGTTCAACGCGTCCACGCTGCAGTCCGCGTACAACCTGTGCTCCACCCAGCGCTTCCTCACCGACCTGACGCCGGCGTTCTGCTCCGGCACGCTCATCGATGACGACCTGGTGCTGACGGCCGGCCACTGCATCACCAGCGCCTCGGCCTGCACCAGCACGCGCGTGGTGTTCAACTTCTACAAGACGGCGGCGAATACGCTCAAGCAGGTGACGAGCGCGGACATCTTCTCCTGCCAGTCCATCGTGGTGCGCCAGCAGACCTCCGGCACGCCCAACCTGGACTACGCCATCATCAAGCTGGACCGCGCCGCCACGCCGCGCTTCGTGCCCGCGCCCATCCGCGCTGGCAGCGCCGCGCTGCCGGTGGGCACGGGCGTGACGGTCATCGGCTCGGGCAGCGGCATCCCGTTCAAGATCGACGCGGGCGGCAAGGTGCGCGACGCGCGCGCGGGCTCGCTGGACTACTTCGTGGCGACCACGGACACCTTCGGTGGCAACTCCGGCTCCGGCGTGTACGAGAACACCGGCTACACGGTGGCGGGCATCCTGGTGCGCGGCGAGACGGACTACGTGACGAGCGGCAGCTGCCGCATCGTCAACGCGTGCGCGGAGACGGGCTGCCGCGGCGAGGACATCACCTACGTGCGCCCCGCGGTGAACGCGTACTGCGCGGTGGCCGGCAGCCTGCGGCTGTGCGGCACCACCCAGCCCCCGCCGTCCACCACGTTCACCTTCACCGCCACCAACACCAACAACGCGCAGCAGAACACCACCAACCGCACGGTGACGCTGGCGGCGGGCCAGACGATTCGCGTGGGCACCTGCTCGGTGACGGGCGCCTCCGGCACGGGTGACACCTACCTGCGGCTGGCCAACGCGGCCGGCACGTCGGTGGCGAGCAACGACGACTCCTGCGGCACGCTGTCGTTCTTCTCGTACACGGCCACCGCGGCGGGCACGTTCACCATCCGCGCGGGCTGCTACTCGAGCAACAGCTGCAGCGGCACGGTGGCGTACACCATCCAGTAG